In Candidatus Contubernalis alkalaceticus, the genomic window GGAACTCTGGATGTTGCCCAAACTGTACGCCTGGAAGCTCGCTAAAGATGAAATATAGGTATTTGTATGGATTTAGGCCATTAGCCTTGGCACTTTCAATGATACTGTAAACGGCTGCACTTGCTGCAGCTCCTTTAGGGCTTCCGCTGAAAAGCCAGTTCTTTCGTCCAATAGTGAAGGGACGGATACTGTTTTCTGCCAGGTTGTTGGAAATAGAGCAGCTACCATCCTTAAGATAATTCGTTAGCTCCTTCTTATGGTTTAGGGCATAGTTCAAGGCTTCGCTCAATTTGGATTTGGGAAGCACCTTTTTCTTTGTGGAATAAATCCACGCCCAAAAGGCCTCCAAAACAGGCTTTTCCTGCTTCAGACGCTCTACTTTGCGCTGTTCACTTGGTAGCTTCTCGAGATTTTTTTCAATCTCAAAAAGTTTGTTGCAGTAGGCAATGCCTTGGCTTGAAAAGGTAGCTTCAGGTCGATGGGCATCTTTGGGAAGTGCATCGACAAACTTCCTTCTGACATGTGCCCAGCACAGGCATCTTATGATTCCTGGAATCTTTTTGTACCCAGAGTATGCATCCGAGTGGAGATACCCTTCATAGTCTTTCAGGAACTCCTGCGGGTACTTGCCGCTCCTTCCCGGTTGATACTCGAAGATCCGGATGGGGTGTTTGGCATGCTGGCCAGAACTGTATAACCACATGTAGGAATCTGTTGTGTTCTTGCGCCCCACTTCGTTCATTACTTGCACGGGCGTTTCATCTGCATGTATATAATGCTCCTGCATCAGCTTTTGGTGCATCAGCTCCACCAAAGGACGCAACCAGTCACGGGATGCAGCCAGAATCCAATTGGACATGGTAGCGCGGCTTAGGTTCACACCAAGTGTCTTCCATTCCTTTTCCTGCCGATAAAGGGGAAGGGCATTGACGAATTTCTGATGCATAACCCAAGCCACTGTAGATGGAGACGCCATGGAATGCTGAATTACCGGATAAGGCATCGGCGACTTCTCCATGTATGGTTTTCCATCTTTACGACAGGTTCGGCACTCGAAGGTTTCACGGTAATAATCAATGACCCTGACTTTGGCAGGAATATACTCAACTTCGGTGCGGATAAATTCTTCACCAACTGATAAAAGAGTGGTGTCACATTCTTCACAGAAGCGATCTTCTTCAGCAAGAGTGCAGAGGCGTTTATCGCGAGGGATATCTTTCAATAGCTCCATTCGCTGTCCCTTAAATTTCTT contains:
- the tnpC gene encoding IS66 family transposase, which encodes MSASEQLLEKLENRISQLEQENKKLHDTVEYLTRKLFGKSSEKTSSLPTGQMSLFDEAEIEANPKAPEPDLKEVQGYRRKKFKGQRMELLKDIPRDKRLCTLAEEDRFCEECDTTLLSVGEEFIRTEVEYIPAKVRVIDYYRETFECRTCRKDGKPYMEKSPMPYPVIQHSMASPSTVAWVMHQKFVNALPLYRQEKEWKTLGVNLSRATMSNWILAASRDWLRPLVELMHQKLMQEHYIHADETPVQVMNEVGRKNTTDSYMWLYSSGQHAKHPIRIFEYQPGRSGKYPQEFLKDYEGYLHSDAYSGYKKIPGIIRCLCWAHVRRKFVDALPKDAHRPEATFSSQGIAYCNKLFEIEKNLEKLPSEQRKVERLKQEKPVLEAFWAWIYSTKKKVLPKSKLSEALNYALNHKKELTNYLKDGSCSISNNLAENSIRPFTIGRKNWLFSGSPKGAAASAAVYSIIESAKANGLNPYKYLYFIFSELPGVQFGQHPEFLEDYLPWSQDVQENCK